A single Candidatus Omnitrophota bacterium DNA region contains:
- a CDS encoding bifunctional riboflavin kinase/FAD synthetase, whose product MKVFYYPGGMDKEPKPSAVAVGVFDGFHSGHKKILGCLLNLSRKKRLRPVVVTFFPHPDNVLSGRKKALMLCSLKHRLRLFSDAGISLCVVLKFDRVMAEMPCDVFIKQVLIDGIGMRSLVAGEGFCLGKERSGSNDGLKEIAARLGFGLRIVSPKRHKKRIISSSIIRRLIERGDIKQAAKLLNRPVSVLGTVIHGRKKGRKIGFRTANIDPHHEVIPPRGVYAAYTVIGTKTYKSVVNIGQRPTFDGKEANVETHIFGLRRNIYGKDIEICFIKKLRPEIKFKDQALLGLQIKKDILRAKGVL is encoded by the coding sequence ATGAAGGTTTTTTATTATCCGGGAGGCATGGATAAAGAACCTAAACCAAGCGCGGTTGCGGTAGGGGTTTTTGACGGTTTTCATAGCGGGCACAAGAAGATACTGGGCTGTTTATTAAACTTGTCTCGTAAAAAAAGATTGCGGCCTGTTGTCGTAACGTTTTTTCCTCATCCCGACAATGTTCTTTCAGGGCGTAAAAAAGCCTTGATGCTTTGTTCGCTTAAGCATAGGCTTAGACTATTTTCCGATGCCGGCATAAGCTTATGCGTGGTTTTGAAGTTTGACCGTGTAATGGCAGAAATGCCCTGCGATGTTTTTATAAAACAGGTATTGATAGACGGGATTGGTATGAGGAGCCTTGTGGCCGGAGAGGGATTTTGTCTTGGTAAAGAAAGGTCCGGCAGTAATGACGGCCTGAAAGAGATAGCGGCGCGCTTAGGGTTTGGCCTGCGCATAGTTTCTCCCAAAAGGCATAAAAAGCGTATAATTAGTTCAAGCATTATACGCCGTTTAATAGAAAGAGGAGACATAAAACAGGCCGCGAAACTGCTCAACAGGCCTGTGTCTGTACTGGGTACAGTTATCCATGGGCGTAAAAAGGGAAGGAAAATAGGTTTTAGAACCGCCAACATTGACCCGCACCATGAGGTTATTCCGCCGCGCGGCGTTTACGCGGCTTATACCGTTATTGGCACTAAGACATATAAATCGGTCGTTAATATCGGACAAAGGCCGACTTTTGACGGGAAAGAGGCAAATGTTGAAACTCATATATTTGGCCTTCGCAGGAATATTTACGGCAAGGATATAGAGATATGTTTTATAAAAAAATTAAGGCCTGAAATAAAATTTAAGGATCAGGCACTGCTTGGACTGCAGATAAAAAAAGACATTCTGCGCGCAAAGGGCGTGCTTTAG
- the aroE gene encoding shikimate dehydrogenase — protein sequence MPKRFSHKLYGIIGNPVEHSLSPYMHNAAFAKLKIDAAYLPFLVQKQKLKSAIAALKRMDISGFNVTLPFKSECMSYLDRIDTLAKAIGAVNTVINKNGKLIGYNTDCGGFIKSLREDLGISPSGCRVFLAGSGGVARSVAFGLARSWAKQIIVCDIIKPKAMALARDIRQNFPGIDIIFSAQKDAPFFIRDCSLFVNCTPLGMHDNDPLPLDAGALHSKLKVYDVVYTPLRTRLIKLCQAKSIQSSSGINMLVYQGVLAFELWTGQKAPVSLMKKELLARLGK from the coding sequence ATGCCAAAAAGATTTTCTCACAAGCTCTATGGAATAATAGGAAACCCCGTAGAGCATAGTCTATCTCCGTATATGCATAATGCCGCTTTTGCGAAACTGAAGATAGACGCCGCATACCTGCCGTTTCTGGTGCAAAAACAAAAGTTAAAATCCGCTATCGCCGCCTTAAAGAGGATGGACATATCGGGGTTTAATGTCACACTGCCTTTTAAATCCGAATGCATGAGTTATCTTGACAGGATAGACACGCTTGCCAAGGCTATAGGCGCTGTTAACACGGTCATTAACAAAAACGGAAAGCTGATAGGTTATAATACCGATTGCGGCGGTTTTATCAAAAGCCTTAGAGAAGACCTTGGCATTTCTCCGTCGGGTTGCCGCGTTTTCCTGGCAGGCTCGGGCGGCGTTGCCCGATCTGTCGCCTTCGGCCTTGCGCGATCTTGGGCTAAGCAAATTATTGTCTGTGATATTATCAAGCCAAAGGCTATGGCATTGGCCAGGGATATCAGGCAAAATTTTCCCGGGATAGATATTATATTTTCCGCTCAAAAAGACGCGCCTTTTTTTATCAGAGACTGCTCTTTGTTTGTCAATTGCACCCCTCTTGGAATGCATGATAATGATCCTCTGCCGCTTGACGCAGGCGCCTTGCATAGTAAGCTTAAGGTATATGACGTAGTCTATACCCCGTTAAGAACAAGGCTTATAAAATTGTGCCAGGCCAAGTCTATACAATCTTCAAGCGGTATTAATATGCTGGTTTATCAAGGCGTACTGGCATTTGAATTGTGGACAGGGCAAAAGGCGCCCGTTTCTTTAATGAAAAAAGAGTTATTGGCCAGGTTGGGCAAATGA
- the rbfA gene encoding 30S ribosome-binding factor RbfA: MSRVDRMNEEIRYQISTILQTQTRDPRIGFVTITKVDTSPDFRQALVYFTVINADDGARDTLEGLKASSGFIRSLLAKRIRVKFIPRITFIHDVPPAESKRIDDIINMLHREKEIG, translated from the coding sequence ATGTCGCGAGTAGACAGGATGAATGAAGAGATACGTTATCAGATAAGCACGATACTACAGACGCAGACGCGGGATCCCAGAATAGGTTTTGTCACCATAACAAAAGTGGATACGTCGCCTGATTTCAGACAGGCTTTAGTGTATTTTACGGTGATCAACGCGGATGACGGCGCGCGCGATACATTAGAGGGCCTTAAGGCCTCAAGCGGTTTTATAAGAAGCCTGCTTGCTAAAAGGATCAGGGTTAAATTCATTCCCCGGATAACTTTTATCCATGATGTTCCGCCTGCCGAGTCCAAAAGGATAGACGATATTATTAATATGCTTCACAGGGAAAAGGAGATAGGATGA
- the ilvD gene encoding dihydroxy-acid dehydratase — translation MRSIVIKKGLERTPHRALLYATGLSKNNLNKPFIGIASSFTDLIPGHVDMRLLEREIEHGVCAGGGVPFVFGIPGICDGIAMGHAGMHYSLASRELIADSVESVAMAHALDGLVLLTNCDKITPGMIMAAARLDIPAIVVTAGPMLSGVYKMQRRSFVRDTFEAMAKRQKGRITDAELDGLEMCSCPGAGSCQGLYTANTMACVTEALGMSMPGCATALVNSAKKKRIGYASGQQVVSLVQRGLSARRIINKFSLYNAVMIDMALGGSTNTMLHIPAIAREAGIELDLDELDMISRKTPHICNIRPGGEHFMEDLEYAGGIPAVLSRLSSKIKDNITVTGRRIKENIKGFSIYDNDIIRPLPKAYHKEGGIAVLKGNIAPDGCVVKQSAVDKSGMKFTGKAVCFDSEEDAMRAIMSGRIKPGSIIVIRYEGPKGGPGMREMLAPTAAIAGMGMSKEVALITDGRFSGGTRGPCIGHISPEAATGGPIAVVQDNDIISIDIPKRKIELKISCQQMQKRIDAWRPRPPKIKKGYLSRYACFVQSAAKGAVLSIK, via the coding sequence ATGAGAAGCATTGTGATAAAAAAAGGTTTGGAAAGGACTCCGCATAGGGCCTTATTGTATGCCACAGGCCTTAGCAAGAATAATCTAAACAAGCCTTTTATAGGTATTGCTTCCAGTTTTACGGATCTCATACCAGGCCACGTTGATATGAGGCTTTTAGAGCGTGAGATTGAACACGGAGTATGCGCAGGAGGGGGCGTGCCTTTTGTTTTTGGCATACCTGGTATATGCGACGGTATAGCAATGGGCCACGCAGGCATGCATTATTCTTTAGCGTCAAGGGAATTGATAGCTGATTCTGTTGAGAGCGTGGCAATGGCGCACGCGCTGGACGGGCTCGTTCTTTTAACCAACTGCGATAAAATTACTCCGGGCATGATTATGGCGGCAGCCAGGCTTGATATACCTGCCATTGTTGTGACGGCCGGGCCCATGTTGTCTGGTGTGTATAAGATGCAAAGGCGTTCTTTTGTAAGAGACACATTTGAGGCAATGGCAAAGAGGCAAAAAGGCCGGATAACGGATGCCGAATTGGATGGCTTGGAGATGTGTTCATGCCCCGGAGCAGGTTCCTGTCAGGGGCTTTATACGGCAAATACCATGGCCTGCGTAACCGAGGCGCTTGGAATGTCTATGCCCGGATGCGCTACAGCTTTGGTTAATTCCGCCAAAAAGAAACGTATAGGGTATGCGAGCGGCCAGCAGGTTGTTTCGCTGGTTCAGCGCGGGCTGTCGGCACGCAGGATCATCAACAAGTTTTCTTTATATAATGCTGTTATGATTGATATGGCATTAGGCGGCTCAACGAACACGATGTTACATATACCGGCTATTGCTCGTGAAGCAGGTATTGAATTAGATCTTGATGAGCTTGATATGATAAGCAGAAAAACGCCGCATATATGCAATATAAGGCCGGGCGGAGAACATTTTATGGAGGACCTTGAGTACGCGGGAGGCATACCTGCCGTATTGAGCAGATTGTCGTCTAAGATAAAGGATAATATAACGGTTACAGGCAGGCGTATTAAGGAAAATATAAAGGGTTTTTCTATTTATGATAACGATATAATCAGGCCTCTTCCAAAAGCGTATCACAAGGAAGGCGGTATAGCTGTGTTAAAAGGTAATATTGCCCCTGATGGCTGTGTTGTCAAGCAAAGCGCTGTAGATAAATCTGGCATGAAATTTACCGGAAAGGCTGTTTGTTTTGATTCGGAAGAAGATGCCATGCGCGCTATAATGTCAGGCAGGATCAAACCCGGCAGTATTATTGTCATAAGATATGAGGGGCCCAAAGGCGGGCCTGGCATGCGGGAGATGCTTGCGCCTACGGCCGCTATAGCCGGAATGGGGATGTCAAAAGAAGTGGCCTTAATTACCGACGGGCGATTTTCCGGCGGTACAAGGGGGCCGTGTATTGGGCATATATCGCCTGAAGCTGCTACAGGAGGCCCGATAGCTGTAGTTCAGGATAATGATATTATTTCAATAGATATACCGAAGAGAAAGATAGAGCTTAAAATATCTTGCCAGCAAATGCAAAAGCGTATTGATGCCTGGAGGCCCAGGCCGCCCAAGATAAAAAAAGGCTATCTGTCGCGTTATGCCTGCTTTGTCCAATCTGCCGCGAAAGGGGCGGTCTTATCAATAAAATGA
- the ilvB gene encoding biosynthetic-type acetolactate synthase large subunit, whose translation MRLKGANILVESLKKEKVGIVFGYPGGVVLPIFDVLYDSDLKFMLTRHEQAAAHAADGYARATGNVGVCLATSGPGATNLVTGIATAYMDSVPMVALTGQVKTNLIGSDAFQEADITGITRPITKHNYLVKDINDLAPTIKEAFYVARTGRPGPVLVDLPADLMFAEAEFNYPEKISMRSYDPVCAGFQGQLKKAAKAIHESCKPIIYAGGGVIISGAENELLEFASKASIPVTTTLLGLGCFPETNPLSLKMLGMHGSAYANHAITESDLIIAVGSRFDDRVTGKLDEFAPKAKIIHIDIDPSSVSKNVHVHIPIVGDAKEVLMALNRIVKAGDTSKWMDRIAQLKKQYPLRYDNSGDDIKPQYVVEQIYEATKGDAIITTEVGQNQMWAAQFYKYSKPRSFLSSGGLGTMGYGFPAAIGAQTAYPEKTVFDIAGDGSIQMNIQELATAVINKLPVNIAILNNCCLGMVRQWQELFYNKRYSHTCFQPGCPDFVKLAQAYGAVGIRVTKKADVADAIKRAIETKNTVVLDFIVRNEENVFPMVPSGEAINRMIGGMA comes from the coding sequence ATGAGATTAAAAGGCGCTAATATATTGGTTGAATCGTTAAAGAAAGAGAAAGTCGGTATTGTGTTTGGATACCCCGGCGGCGTTGTCCTTCCTATATTTGATGTTCTTTACGATTCTGATTTGAAGTTTATGCTGACAAGGCATGAGCAGGCGGCTGCCCATGCCGCAGACGGTTATGCCCGCGCCACAGGCAATGTCGGCGTTTGCTTGGCCACTTCCGGTCCCGGCGCGACCAATCTTGTTACGGGCATTGCCACGGCTTATATGGATTCAGTTCCCATGGTTGCATTGACAGGGCAGGTCAAGACTAATCTTATAGGCAGTGACGCTTTTCAGGAGGCTGATATTACGGGAATAACCAGGCCTATTACAAAGCATAATTATCTTGTTAAGGATATAAACGATCTGGCGCCTACGATAAAAGAGGCTTTTTATGTTGCCAGAACCGGCAGACCCGGACCTGTCTTGGTTGACCTGCCCGCTGACCTTATGTTCGCAGAGGCGGAATTCAATTATCCTGAAAAAATCAGTATGAGAAGTTATGACCCTGTTTGCGCAGGTTTTCAGGGCCAGTTGAAGAAAGCCGCCAAGGCGATACATGAATCATGCAAGCCTATAATATATGCCGGAGGAGGCGTAATAATATCAGGCGCCGAAAATGAGCTTTTGGAATTTGCCAGCAAGGCTTCAATACCCGTTACCACAACACTTCTGGGCCTGGGCTGTTTTCCGGAGACAAACCCATTGTCCCTGAAAATGCTTGGTATGCACGGAAGCGCGTATGCCAACCACGCTATAACAGAAAGCGACCTTATTATTGCCGTAGGCTCCAGATTTGATGATAGGGTTACGGGTAAGCTGGATGAATTTGCCCCCAAGGCCAAGATTATTCACATAGATATTGATCCTTCAAGCGTCAGCAAAAATGTCCATGTCCACATACCTATTGTCGGAGACGCCAAAGAAGTGCTAATGGCGCTTAACAGGATTGTTAAGGCAGGTGACACGTCAAAATGGATGGATAGGATAGCCCAGTTGAAAAAACAATATCCTCTAAGGTATGATAACTCCGGTGATGATATAAAGCCCCAGTATGTTGTTGAGCAGATATATGAGGCCACCAAGGGTGATGCTATTATCACTACAGAGGTTGGGCAAAACCAGATGTGGGCGGCCCAATTTTATAAGTATTCAAAACCCCGTTCTTTTTTATCAAGCGGGGGGCTGGGTACCATGGGTTACGGTTTCCCTGCCGCGATAGGCGCGCAGACAGCCTACCCGGAGAAAACGGTATTTGATATTGCCGGTGATGGTTCCATACAGATGAACATACAGGAACTTGCCACGGCTGTTATTAATAAGCTCCCTGTAAATATAGCCATACTGAACAATTGCTGTCTTGGCATGGTAAGGCAATGGCAGGAACTGTTCTACAATAAGAGGTATTCGCATACCTGTTTTCAGCCAGGCTGTCCGGATTTTGTCAAACTGGCGCAGGCATACGGCGCCGTAGGCATAAGGGTTACCAAAAAAGCTGATGTCGCGGACGCGATAAAGCGTGCGATTGAAACGAAGAATACGGTTGTCCTTGATTTTATCGTTAGAAACGAGGAAAACGTTTTTCCGATGGTGCCATCGGGAGAAGCGATTAACAGGATGATAGGCGGCATGGCTTAA
- the ilvC gene encoding ketol-acid reductoisomerase: MAKIYYDKDADIDILKKKKVAIIGYGIQGRGQSLNLRDSGIDVIISELENTPNYEQAVKDGFKPVKVNEAAKKADVIQILTQDHVQAAVYKESIASNLEPGNALVFSHGFNIHFKQIVPPSDVDVFMIAPKGPGALVRRMYEEGKGVPCLVAIYQDTTGRALKLALSYAKAIGGARAGVIETTFAEETETDLFGEQTVLCGGVSELVKAGFDTLVQAGYQPEIAYFECLHELKLITDLIYQYGIQGMRSRVSDTAEYGDYTRGPRIVNKNTRKEMQVILEEIKSGKFAKEWIDENKKGRPDFNKMKAAGAGHKIEEVGKNLRSLMPWME, from the coding sequence ATGGCAAAGATATATTATGACAAGGATGCGGACATTGATATACTAAAGAAGAAGAAGGTCGCTATAATCGGTTATGGTATACAGGGCAGAGGGCAGAGCTTGAATCTAAGAGACAGCGGCATAGATGTTATCATATCCGAGCTTGAGAATACGCCTAATTATGAACAGGCTGTAAAGGACGGTTTTAAGCCTGTTAAGGTTAATGAAGCGGCCAAGAAGGCGGATGTTATACAGATACTGACCCAGGACCATGTCCAGGCGGCCGTATATAAGGAATCCATAGCATCAAATCTTGAGCCGGGCAATGCCCTTGTTTTTTCACACGGCTTTAACATTCATTTTAAGCAGATAGTGCCTCCGAGCGACGTAGACGTGTTTATGATCGCGCCTAAAGGGCCTGGTGCTTTAGTGCGCAGGATGTATGAAGAAGGTAAAGGTGTTCCCTGCCTTGTTGCCATATATCAGGATACGACAGGCAGGGCCTTGAAATTAGCGCTTTCATATGCCAAGGCTATAGGCGGCGCGCGCGCGGGAGTGATAGAAACAACTTTTGCCGAGGAGACAGAAACCGATCTTTTCGGGGAGCAGACAGTGCTTTGCGGAGGCGTGTCGGAACTGGTAAAAGCGGGTTTTGATACTCTTGTTCAGGCCGGTTATCAGCCTGAAATAGCTTACTTTGAATGCCTGCATGAACTCAAGCTTATAACAGACCTTATTTATCAGTATGGTATACAAGGCATGAGAAGCAGGGTGTCAGATACTGCCGAATATGGTGATTATACGCGGGGCCCGCGCATAGTTAACAAAAATACCCGTAAGGAAATGCAGGTTATATTAGAAGAGATAAAATCAGGAAAATTTGCCAAGGAATGGATAGATGAAAACAAAAAGGGCAGGCCTGATTTTAATAAAATGAAAGCCGCGGGCGCCGGCCACAAGATAGAAGAGGTCGGCAAAAACCTGCGTTCTCTTATGCCCTGGATGGAATAA
- the ilvN gene encoding acetolactate synthase small subunit, with protein MKHVISVLVENKFGVLARVAGLFSARGFNINSLAVGETEDPSVSRMTIVVKGDDKILDQVKKQLNKLIDVIRVKDYLRKEHIDKELVIFKIGVERKARPAVLGLIRKSSADVVKSASDIITIEITGTQDEIDKLLCAIRNKGCKIKEMVRSGRIAMEL; from the coding sequence ATGAAACACGTAATATCGGTTTTAGTGGAGAATAAATTCGGCGTGCTTGCCCGCGTGGCGGGACTTTTCAGCGCCCGGGGTTTTAACATAAACTCGCTTGCCGTAGGCGAAACGGAAGATCCCAGCGTTTCAAGGATGACGATAGTTGTCAAGGGAGATGACAAAATACTGGATCAGGTCAAGAAGCAGTTGAATAAGCTGATTGATGTTATCCGTGTCAAAGACTATCTGCGGAAAGAACATATTGATAAAGAGCTTGTAATATTCAAGATTGGCGTGGAAAGGAAGGCCCGGCCCGCGGTGTTAGGACTGATAAGGAAATCCTCGGCCGATGTCGTTAAATCAGCATCTGATATTATTACTATTGAAATAACGGGTACCCAGGACGAGATAGATAAATTATTGTGCGCGATTAGAAACAAAGGCTGTAAGATAAAAGAGATGGTGCGCTCCGGCAGGATAGCAATGGAGCTTTGA
- the truB gene encoding tRNA pseudouridine(55) synthase TruB → MQITKDILIIDKPEGMTSHDVVDAVRKKFNIRKVGHCGTLDPMATGVLVILMNQATKLSAKLSCDEKEYICRIIFGSSTDTHDRTGNIVQVCGIKGVTTQLVRDTIMSFKGKQEQTPPMISAKYHKGERLYKLARKGVVVDREPVEIEIKAIDIISTGPDNAEFRIICSKGTYIRTLCHDIGKKLGCGAYMDSLRRIRSGQFCIKDALTLEAV, encoded by the coding sequence ATGCAGATAACAAAAGACATTCTTATAATAGACAAGCCCGAGGGCATGACGTCGCACGATGTCGTTGATGCCGTGCGCAAAAAATTTAATATACGCAAGGTTGGCCATTGCGGGACATTAGATCCGATGGCGACAGGCGTTCTTGTAATATTAATGAATCAAGCGACAAAACTTTCCGCGAAGCTTTCTTGCGATGAAAAAGAATATATATGCCGTATAATATTTGGCAGTTCCACAGATACCCATGACAGAACGGGTAATATTGTCCAGGTTTGCGGCATTAAAGGCGTAACAACACAGCTTGTTCGCGATACAATAATGTCTTTTAAGGGCAAACAGGAACAGACGCCTCCGATGATATCCGCGAAATATCACAAAGGAGAGAGATTGTATAAACTGGCCAGAAAAGGGGTTGTCGTGGACAGAGAACCTGTTGAGATAGAAATAAAGGCCATAGACATTATTTCAACAGGGCCTGATAACGCCGAATTCAGAATAATCTGTTCAAAAGGTACCTATATAAGGACTTTATGCCATGACATAGGCAAAAAGCTGGGATGCGGGGCTTATATGGATAGTTTAAGAAGGATACGCTCGGGACAGTTTTGTATCAAGGATGCCCTTACCCTGGAGGCTGTTTGA
- the xerD gene encoding site-specific tyrosine recombinase XerD produces MKDFIEEFLNYLVVERGLSGNTISAYRSDLYKYADFLTTNKKRLHLNEVARNDVMDYMAYQKDKALSSNSISRRLVAIKVLHRFLLREKYVKEDITSVLDSPRLWKHLPETLSPDEIEDIIKKPNTRDRLGLRDKAALELMYATGLRVSELVNLEIGNLNLDAGFLRCVGKGSKERIVPIGSQAQSAIRKYIDRSREYMKKPNSPEALFLSRLGKKISRQSFWKMIKKYARLAGINKDITPHTLRHSFATHLLEGGADLRVVQEMLGHADISTTQIYTHINKERLKSIHHKFHPRP; encoded by the coding sequence ATGAAAGATTTTATTGAAGAATTCCTGAATTATCTCGTGGTTGAGAGAGGGCTTTCCGGTAATACCATATCGGCTTACAGAAGTGATCTCTATAAATACGCGGATTTTCTGACGACGAATAAAAAACGCCTGCATCTGAATGAAGTTGCCAGGAACGACGTCATGGATTATATGGCATACCAAAAAGATAAAGCGCTTTCTTCTAATTCCATATCGCGCCGCCTGGTCGCCATAAAAGTATTGCATCGTTTTTTATTGAGGGAAAAGTATGTCAAAGAAGATATAACAAGTGTCCTTGATTCACCCAGGCTATGGAAGCATCTTCCGGAAACGCTTTCCCCGGACGAGATAGAGGATATTATAAAAAAACCCAATACAAGAGACAGGCTCGGTTTAAGAGACAAGGCGGCCCTTGAGCTGATGTATGCCACCGGTTTAAGGGTATCGGAACTGGTAAACCTTGAGATAGGCAACTTGAATCTTGACGCAGGTTTTTTAAGATGCGTCGGCAAAGGAAGCAAAGAAAGGATAGTGCCTATCGGCAGCCAGGCCCAGTCTGCTATCAGAAAGTATATTGACAGGTCAAGGGAGTATATGAAAAAACCCAATTCGCCGGAGGCGCTTTTTTTATCACGGCTTGGAAAAAAGATATCAAGACAGAGTTTCTGGAAAATGATAAAAAAATACGCCAGATTGGCAGGTATAAATAAAGACATAACGCCGCATACTCTAAGGCATTCATTTGCCACGCATCTGCTTGAGGGAGGAGCTGATTTGAGGGTGGTACAGGAGATGCTGGGCCATGCCGATATATCAACTACCCAAATATATACTCATATAAACAAAGAGCGCCTGAAGTCTATTCATCACAAATTTCATCCCAGACCCTGA
- a CDS encoding DHHA1 domain-containing protein translates to MMGLSGIVSAIKDNKNKCFAVASHKNLEGDAIGSMLAMSELLRSAGKKVVLLAPENMPQVYKFLPNQSLIKARKDPRRIRYDIACLLDCTDLDRLGNAKAGIDPSLPILNIDHHISNQYYGTVNWVDPRMSCSGEQVYHLFKKTGLAINKNAALYMYIAILTDTGSFKYSNTTAITHKVVSELLSYGICPVDIYRKVYEGISAGYLGLLASVLATLDMDQPAGLAWVEVRQDMLNKYHCGIDDAQDFVNYPRSMKGVKIAIAFKEDSGGVVKVSFRSNDGYDVNKLAGYFGGGGHAAASGCVIKDKFDAVKKTVLAKSRKFLLG, encoded by the coding sequence ATGATGGGTCTTTCGGGTATTGTTTCCGCTATAAAAGATAATAAGAACAAATGTTTTGCCGTGGCATCGCATAAAAATCTGGAAGGAGACGCTATAGGCAGTATGCTTGCCATGTCAGAGCTTTTGCGTTCTGCCGGGAAAAAGGTTGTTTTACTTGCTCCTGAAAACATGCCGCAAGTATATAAGTTTTTGCCTAACCAGTCATTGATAAAAGCGAGAAAAGACCCGCGCCGTATCAGATATGATATAGCCTGTCTGCTGGATTGCACTGATCTTGACAGGCTCGGTAACGCAAAAGCAGGCATAGACCCTTCCCTTCCGATACTTAATATAGACCACCATATAAGTAATCAATATTATGGCACGGTAAATTGGGTTGACCCGCGCATGTCGTGTTCAGGAGAACAGGTATATCATCTATTCAAAAAAACCGGACTGGCGATAAATAAAAATGCCGCTTTGTATATGTATATAGCAATTCTTACGGACACGGGCTCGTTTAAATATTCCAATACTACCGCTATTACTCATAAAGTAGTTTCAGAGCTTTTATCGTATGGTATATGCCCTGTTGACATATACCGGAAGGTGTATGAAGGCATCAGCGCGGGCTATCTGGGCCTGCTCGCATCTGTCTTGGCAACGCTTGATATGGATCAGCCGGCCGGCTTGGCGTGGGTGGAGGTAAGGCAGGATATGCTCAATAAATACCATTGCGGCATTGATGATGCGCAGGACTTTGTTAATTATCCCAGGTCAATGAAAGGCGTAAAAATAGCCATTGCCTTTAAAGAAGACTCCGGGGGGGTTGTCAAGGTTAGTTTTCGCTCCAACGACGGTTATGATGTAAACAAACTTGCCGGCTATTTTGGAGGAGGGGGCCATGCCGCAGCCAGCGGATGCGTTATAAAAGACAAATTTGATGCGGTAAAGAAGACAGTCCTTGCAAAAAGCAGAAAGTTTTTATTAGGGTGA
- a CDS encoding MBL fold metallo-hydrolase, whose amino-acid sequence MFKCPRQDQLVYKIYIDSVGTNCYIFGSKKLREVIVIDPGSDADRIRDFMKKEGLVPKCVVNTHGHIDHIGGNAALGLPIYIHERDANFLTNPLLNLAPFYGTLKCSPKASRLLKDNDIIEDVSDISIRVIHTPGHTPGGISLYHDGVVFTGDTLFFQGIGRTDLPYGSNKEIKSSIRDKLFLLDDATIVYPGHGEETTIGGEKRTNPWL is encoded by the coding sequence ATGTTTAAATGCCCTCGGCAGGATCAGCTGGTTTATAAGATTTATATAGATAGTGTCGGCACGAATTGTTACATATTCGGTTCAAAGAAGCTACGCGAGGTTATTGTCATAGATCCCGGCTCTGATGCGGACAGGATACGGGATTTTATGAAAAAAGAGGGCCTTGTTCCCAAGTGCGTGGTCAATACCCACGGCCATATAGATCATATAGGAGGCAATGCGGCGCTCGGCTTACCTATTTATATCCACGAAAGAGACGCCAATTTCCTGACCAACCCTTTATTAAATCTGGCCCCTTTTTATGGAACCCTGAAATGCTCTCCAAAGGCCTCGCGGCTGTTGAAAGATAATGATATTATAGAAGACGTTTCTGATATCAGCATTAGGGTCATCCATACGCCCGGGCATACTCCGGGGGGCATATCCCTTTACCATGACGGCGTCGTGTTTACCGGAGACACGCTTTTTTTTCAAGGCATAGGCAGAACGGATTTGCCATACGGCAGTAATAAGGAGATTAAATCTTCAATCAGGGATAAGTTGTTCCTGTTGGATGATGCTACTATTGTTTATCCCGGACACGGAGAGGAGACTACGATAGGCGGCGAAAAAAGGACGAACCCGTGGCTATGA